The Spea bombifrons isolate aSpeBom1 chromosome 7, aSpeBom1.2.pri, whole genome shotgun sequence genomic interval AACATCTATAGAGATACCTCAAGTATCCCGTTTTAAGTAGGGCAGTCCTGATTTTTAAGGCACAGTCCTGCTTTAGCAGACAGTGGCCATCATGAGTCTATACTGAGATCAGATTGTCTCCCCTGACCAGCCAGTGAGCTGTGAAATCAATTGAGGTCCGTGCTTTTACAACTCAGACCTCAAGCCACCATGtaatatactgaagcagagcactgtcatgacatcatatctttgTTTCAACACATTGCAAGGTGGCTAGATGAGTAAGGTAGGTGGACGGTCCTGCCCCCACCCCAAACAACACTACTCTTAACTATTCACAGGGGAGGGCTTCAATGCAATTGTAACTCACATTCTAAACATTTAGGCAGGTTTGGTTACCTGTCCAACCATGTCACCTCCCAACTCTCCTGCTTTGGACACCTGGAAGGTGCTGACTTGGTAAGGagcctgccatgttcctgatgTTGCATATGGCACAAAACATTGGATTGATAAAGGACACTAAAAAAGCCATGGTGGAGCCAGGTCCCCTGAAAAGAGTCCCAGCTCTTCCGGTGAAGAAGAGCTACTTCTCTTCTTCACCGGAAGAGCTGGGACTCTTTTCAGGGGACCTGGCTCCACCATGGCATGCTCCTTACCAAGATAGAGTAAGGAGTGGCCACCTTTACTCTATCAAAGATTTCTGGCCGGTGAGGGAAGGGGTAGAATATCCCTTTGAGGAGTGTGACCCCGAAAGAGATGAAGAAGGGGACCTGGCGCCCACTGTGGTCTTCTGGCACTTgtcacctttttgttttttttcacagcgGAGCCACTGAcctcaaaacaaaaaagataaaaatgggaGAATTATGAACTCAGAAATGCAAAGTGAATTCAGAACAAAAGTCCTAAATTTACAGCAATCAGAATAAATACCGTTACTAAACACACAAGCGATGACGATGTAATGGTAGACAAAAGAGATGTTTTATTTATCTCCATGCACAGGAATCCCTAAAACGTTAGGAttcaaactataaaaaaaaacctgccagcgtataaaataacagtattaaaagatattttgataaattaaaaaataattaacgaTGCACGGTGTAAACTTGCAATGCTGGTTTTCAGTTCATTAGCAGCTCCAGAACTCTTATCTGGCGGGAGGTCTCTGCACTGGTGTACAATTCCTTATGTTCTCTTAACGCTCTCAAGCAAAAGTGGGCACTTTTCACCCCAAACGGCAACCCCGTGGTCCACAGCTGCATCAGATGATGTGGCATACATCAGGCACATGTTGGCTTATACAATTCTTTCCTtcagggttttaaaaaaaataaaataaaataaataaaataataataatatgcacacAATCCGTGCGACATTCACAAGGTGGAACTTCACATTCTAGACATTTtgggcttttgttttttttaacaaacaagtGTAAAACAAAATAGAGATCAAATTATTTTCAGTAATTTCCTGGTATATccggtaaaaacaaaaaatacctgAGATTACAGgaggtaatataaaaaaaaaaaaaaaaaacaccaaaaataatatacatacaaaccaACAGAATTCTGAATAGCCCCTAAAGCATTGAATGGCCAAAGATAATTCAGCATTGTGAGAACTCATCCTTTTATCGAGACAGAAtactttggaaaataaaatagacgTTTTGGGGTCTGGAGCCTAAACTGTGCAATTTGCACACCAGGGCACTCTAGTGAGGTGGTTATCAATAGCCACATTGATGCAAGAGTTCCTTAGTGTGACCATTTTTCCCTTGGATTTAATGCAGAGATTCTATAGCCCTAAAGCAGATATATTAAACCATAAATTCTGCACTTTTCCCTTACAGGCCTTACTAGGGCcacaaaaaagacaataaaataaatacattaaaaaaaaaatactgctcagtttcattgtaaatatattaaaacatgtaaaagaaTCATGCTAGAAAATTAAAATCCAGAATTAGCACGtgggtattattttttttgtcgttGCGGCAATAAAACATTCCATTTTTATCCATACTATTACATGCCATAAGCTGAGAGCACAAAATGCTTATCCAGAAAATACAAGCGGTTCAGATAATGAACCTAAACGTTGTAGGTCAGAAAGCATGTTGTCATATTTCGTTTCTAGAGCTTCAGGTACTAGATTATCTGAGCAAACACGTTGGCGTGATCTACTCGTGAGGACCTGAGGGGATGACCCCAAACGTGTTAGACTGGGGGGCATTTCCTCATGTTCTGCTTTTGAAGTCACAGGAACTAGACTGTAAGTAAACAGGTTGGTATGATCCACTGGTGAAGACATCAAGACACTGAAAGAAGGTGATGAGGCCAAAGAACCAACGTTGGCACAATCTAGCACGTAGCAGCTCATTCTCAGTGATCTCGGCCTCGGTAGCGAGAAGCTCCAGCTTCTGAACATGAAGCCTCCAACAGTCTGAACAGCGGACGGCATTATCTCCAACGTCACGCCAGTTCCTGAGGTCACGGAGCAGGAGGTGGGTTCTTCCAAACAGGCCGATTCGAGATGAATTAGAAATACCAGATAAAATGTCAGCTAAAACGTGGATGGAGGAGGACATGAAGCTATGAGCAGATCtggctaaaaaaaatgtcttctccATTATGTTCCTATAAATAGCAGCCAAAGGAAGACCTTTGATTAAAATACATTCCCTGAGGGGTAGACATGAGGAATTATGTAACTTTATAACATCAGGAGGCATCAGATGATGTGCAGAAAACCTCCTAAAAGAGTCTTCCGCCCCGTTTAATGAGATGTTTCCATCAGCCGAGACGTCGCCACGCAAACAAGGGGCAGGAGGACCTTCACTGCTTTGACCACGATGAACGCAGCACTTGCCATCCATTTTATGAAACGTCTCGTATGTCTTTAATTTTCTGCCCAGGTCTTTCTCAGCAGCAACTTCTCGGATCTTAGTGAATTTCAATGtggacctgaaaaaaaaaccatttgaaGAAACATGAGTTTCATGGGATAATAAAAAACGAGCGCTCGTACTCATCGTTTCAGGTTTAAcctgaaaaaagacacaagaaCGAGGCTGAGGTCATCAGAGTGACTTTCAATTCCTCATCCGCCaatcaaaaataagaaaaatgcacTCCGGGGACTTGGGGTAACCCCAGAGCCGGGGCTACGAGAAGCCGGGAGAACCATGTCTGACTTGTGTATATTTAGTTTTACTTAGATATTGAAGTGGATAACAAATTCCCTGTGTTGCCGGATCGCCGTTCTATGCAAAACCTACTCCAAACGACTAAAAAAAACCACGATACGATCCTAATGTATCCAAATCCTATGGCAGAAAAGGCCTATTTGGCCCACATACCTGCTGTTAAGACCCCAAAACGTACTCCACCCTTGACCACCCTTATGTTTAGCCTTTGCAAGTTTAAAAtcaccatttctgctggaaggctattcaaCTTATTCACTCTCAGAGAAATGTTTTCTAATGTTACAGCCAAGACATGTATCTGTGCGAACAGCTCTATTACAGCACCGCTTCTGCTTCATTGATGGCTTTTgtcttatttgttattattggtAGCAAAAATATTGGAGGATGGGGGGCATCAGGATCCTGGAGGAAAGATGAAGGACCCCCTTAGGATGAATCCCTTTGTACCTCCAGAGGTCGGGCCTACCTGCAGCCCTGCTACACCGCCTAGATTTCACTTTATCAACCCAAACCccattcatgttttctttaattagACGCTTAAAGCGCCGTGTGCATTCTGGCgcaatgtttaaaatgtgttcttatCACCATAAGAACCAGTGGAGTGAGcagtggttgccatggtgatggaTAACCCCCATGTAAACGTTACATACACACCTAGCTTATACTTATAAGTGTAAAAGGATATTCTGTACAGGATTTGCTACACATCCCGGGCAGTGACAGACACCAGCTGCTGTTACccacactcccatcatgctctgcGTGACCACAACAACCTGTCCTTTTCTGTGTAACAAAGGACACCCACATGGGCCAAAACACTATTTTCTCGTTCTATTTCTCACGCATTTCCTCCCTGCTTTTCCTGgcacagaaataaaatgtgtttagctGTGTGGCCCGCGGACCCCTTGCTATACGCATGCGTGATACGCAGCGAGCCTTGCACCCCTTATCCCACGTGTAAATGCTTTGACTTGGGGTCAGCCCGGTGCCCGGTACCTGCAGCCTGACGTTGAGCAGCATGGAGGTGATCGTGTACAGATAGGGGAACGTGATCCCCAGCCTATAGGCCAGTCTGAAGAAGACCAGCAGGGAGCGGCTCAGGTTTTTGGAGACGAGCCCGTAGGACCGGACAGCCGCGGTTTGGGAGAGCCAGGCTGCCAGCTGGGACAGGGAAGCCATACACACTAGCGGCAGCCCGAACGGAGGCCCCACCGGCTACGAGAGACGGAAGCCGGCTGTGTCAGGGGATAAGCACGCACaccgctgggatcagctgacccGGAAGCCGGCACTACGTCCTGAGCCGCTCATGCACAACAGACAATCACGAGCGCGCGCCTCGAATCCCTGACGTCATCAAACGCGCGTTCTGCGCGGGCACGTGAGATAGGGCGCACCTTGCGCGTCCCCGAGGCGTTTCGAGGCGAGGCCGGTAGTGACGCGGACACAGCGGCTTCCTGTATCTCGCTGAGGTGTTTAATGCTCGGGCGCAGGGTGGTGGCCGCGGTATTAGCACTTAGCGCCTCCATTCAGCGTGCAGTCTTAGGGGTACGCGGTGTACCAGAGGCCGGACTCACTCCCCGGCCACAGCGCTTTACCCCCGAGACACTTTAGGCCTCCTC includes:
- the LOC128501668 gene encoding salivary gland specific protein SAGSIN1; the encoded protein is MASLSQLAAWLSQTAAVRSYGLVSKNLSRSLLVFFRLAYRLGITFPYLYTITSMLLNVRLQVHIEIH